The following coding sequences lie in one Aspergillus luchuensis IFO 4308 DNA, chromosome 8, nearly complete sequence genomic window:
- a CDS encoding uncharacterized protein (SECRETED:SignalP(1-20)), which produces MKLLSTLVASTLALAVSVQATDCTEGMKYCQSVLIDIDYTKYSTLIPQAIKAYGFSGASLPPGFMIDNPSFLFACGSGGSITVEKECTWGCNNAGAGHNDYCTF; this is translated from the exons ATGAAGCTCTTATCCACCCTCGTCGCCAGCACCCTGGCCCTGGCAGTCTCAGTCCAGGCTACCGACTGCACTGAAGGCATGAAGTACTGCCAAAGTGTCTTGATAGACATCG ACTACACCAAGTATTCCACCCTGATCCCGCAGGCTATAAAAGCGTACGGCTTCAGCGGggcctctcttcctcctggatTTATGATAGACAACCCCTCATTCCTGTTTGCatgtggcagtggtggatcGATCACTGTTGAGAAAGAATGCACCTGGGGGTGTAACAACGCAGGTGCTGGGCATAACGATTACTGTACTTTCTGA